One Lysobacter enzymogenes DNA segment encodes these proteins:
- a CDS encoding cupin domain-containing protein, which translates to MSASDPRRSPRLRETLDWPAFVAQDWDRRPVLFKGVAHGRPFALDEVFRSAVAAAARSRRRLPEEPDNTVLTLGRLQQLDPAPWMPRCEDASLDGYRQRMLAALGERRYALVISAFHSYRWPLWRSERAFFAPLWREAGLPVTGAITTLFHGNYESTPVGVHRDRFATFMVPVQGRKRMRFWTRKPWREAISTLPDYRAHLHSSFLVEAEPGDVLYWPADYYHVGESVDGGVCTSVNLGVPRHEHRPVYELEDLMVDLGRADAQIDPAAQLLRAALPADLAVLAPARIGADGVLAEALPPALRAALDSARAMAAPAALRTRVRAVSLQRLSAGGFEPPPARAPARAFAADARAALIDTVLRRREPGGWRFAAHGHGLRVDGEAAAERALLARLDPGAPVPVRELLRGRAGERRAAAALLAWLDECRALRRLRG; encoded by the coding sequence ATGAGCGCATCCGACCCGCGCCGCAGCCCGCGCCTGCGCGAGACGCTCGATTGGCCGGCGTTCGTCGCGCAAGACTGGGACCGTCGCCCGGTGCTGTTCAAGGGCGTCGCCCACGGCCGGCCGTTCGCCCTCGACGAAGTGTTCCGCAGCGCCGTGGCCGCGGCGGCGCGTAGCCGCCGGCGGCTGCCGGAAGAGCCCGACAACACCGTGCTCACGCTCGGCCGTTTGCAGCAACTCGACCCCGCGCCGTGGATGCCGCGGTGCGAGGACGCGTCGCTGGACGGCTATCGCCAGCGCATGCTGGCCGCGCTCGGCGAGCGCCGCTACGCGCTGGTGATCAGCGCGTTCCACAGCTACCGCTGGCCGCTGTGGCGCAGCGAGCGCGCGTTCTTCGCGCCGCTGTGGCGCGAGGCCGGGTTGCCGGTCACCGGCGCGATCACCACCCTGTTCCACGGCAATTACGAATCCACCCCGGTCGGCGTGCACCGCGACCGCTTCGCCACCTTCATGGTGCCGGTGCAGGGGCGCAAGCGCATGCGCTTTTGGACGCGCAAGCCGTGGCGCGAGGCGATCTCGACCCTGCCCGATTACCGCGCCCATCTGCACAGCTCGTTCCTGGTCGAGGCCGAGCCCGGCGACGTGCTGTATTGGCCGGCCGACTACTACCACGTCGGCGAGAGCGTCGACGGCGGCGTCTGCACCAGCGTCAACCTCGGCGTGCCGCGGCACGAGCACCGGCCGGTGTACGAACTGGAAGACCTGATGGTCGATCTCGGCCGCGCCGACGCGCAGATCGATCCGGCCGCGCAGCTGCTGCGCGCCGCGTTGCCGGCCGATCTCGCAGTGCTGGCGCCGGCGCGGATCGGCGCCGACGGCGTGCTCGCCGAGGCCTTGCCGCCGGCCTTGCGCGCGGCGCTGGACAGCGCGCGGGCGATGGCGGCGCCGGCGGCGCTGCGCACGCGGGTGCGCGCGGTGTCGCTGCAGCGCCTGTCGGCCGGCGGCTTCGAACCGCCGCCGGCGCGCGCGCCGGCGCGCGCGTTCGCGGCGGACGCGCGGGCGGCCTTGATCGATACCGTGCTGCGCCGGCGCGAGCCCGGCGGCTGGCGCTTCGCCGCGCACGGCCACGGCCTGCGCGTGGACGGCGAGGCCGCGGCCGAGCGCGCGCTGCTGGCGCGGCTGGACCCGGGCGCGCCGGTGCCGGTGCGCGAACTGCTGCGCGGCCGCGCCGGCGAGCGCCGCGCCGCGGCGGCGCTGTTGGCCTGGCTCGACGAATGCCGCGCGTTGCGCCGGCTGCGCGGCTGA
- a CDS encoding serine hydrolase domain-containing protein: protein MPAPIPAPVAIAPKPVALPPPAPVAVAPLPAEPGVDDGGGEILLDADASSGLAPTPALVSVDVEAYADGLVPSALARGGLAGAVVVVVKDGQVILAKGYGYADRAKGRPMDAARTVIRPGSISKLFTWTAVMQLVEQGKLDLDTDVNDYLDFRIRDYQGQPLTLRHLMTHSAGFEESAKHLFAADPSRLRPLRAYLETVQPERIYPPGQVPAYSNYGVALAGYIVERVARQPFNDYIEQRVLMPLDMRRSTFRQPLPKGLAGDVALGYAEPGAAPIPFELVNAAPAGALSTTGRDMANFMIAQLDQGRFRGAEILKPYTAQAMQRVAVRPIAGLDAMTLGFFRRDKHGLTALGHGGATEAFQSSLALLPDKRLGVFVSVDGPGKAGRALHRDLIDGLLKRYYPERGAPPATRLTARLHGKQLVGRYENSRQSASNFLAIARLLGSAVVSLNDDDTVSVSTLRARDGRIKRWREIEPYVWQEVDGDSRLAAKRVDGKIVAIGTDDAPPAMWLQPVPAWRSAGWMLPLFYATVAVHVLALLLWPAAVLVRRHTQRQLKLDGRGRDLRLLTFFGLIANLLLLALWAWMFGRIELSPRLFDGQLDSGLRMAQLLGLLSVAVAAVSILNARQALRPPAHRVRRACALAIAAACVAVVWFVFALHTMQWSLVY from the coding sequence GTGCCCGCGCCCATACCCGCGCCGGTCGCCATCGCGCCCAAGCCGGTGGCGTTGCCGCCGCCTGCGCCGGTCGCGGTGGCGCCGTTGCCGGCCGAGCCCGGCGTCGACGACGGCGGGGGCGAGATCCTGCTCGACGCCGACGCCAGCAGCGGCCTGGCGCCGACCCCGGCGCTGGTCTCGGTCGACGTCGAGGCCTATGCCGACGGACTGGTGCCCAGCGCCCTGGCCCGCGGCGGCCTGGCCGGCGCGGTGGTCGTGGTGGTCAAGGACGGCCAGGTGATCCTGGCCAAGGGCTACGGCTACGCCGATCGCGCCAAGGGCCGGCCGATGGACGCCGCGCGCACGGTGATCCGCCCCGGTTCGATCTCCAAGCTGTTCACCTGGACCGCGGTGATGCAGTTGGTCGAACAGGGCAAGCTCGACCTCGACACCGACGTCAACGACTACCTCGACTTCCGCATCCGCGATTACCAGGGCCAGCCGCTGACCCTGCGCCACCTGATGACCCACAGCGCCGGTTTCGAAGAATCGGCCAAGCACCTGTTCGCCGCCGACCCTTCGCGCCTGCGCCCGCTGCGCGCCTACCTGGAGACGGTGCAGCCCGAGCGCATCTATCCGCCCGGGCAGGTGCCGGCGTATTCCAACTACGGCGTGGCCCTGGCCGGCTACATCGTCGAGCGCGTCGCCCGCCAGCCGTTCAACGACTACATCGAGCAGCGCGTGCTGATGCCGCTGGACATGCGCCGTTCGACCTTCCGCCAGCCGCTGCCCAAGGGCCTGGCCGGCGACGTCGCGCTCGGCTACGCCGAGCCCGGCGCCGCGCCGATCCCGTTCGAACTGGTCAACGCCGCGCCGGCCGGCGCGCTGTCCACCACCGGCCGCGACATGGCTAATTTCATGATCGCCCAGCTCGACCAGGGCCGGTTCCGCGGCGCCGAGATCCTCAAGCCCTACACCGCGCAGGCGATGCAGCGGGTGGCGGTGCGGCCGATCGCCGGGCTCGACGCGATGACTCTGGGCTTCTTCCGCCGCGACAAGCACGGCCTGACCGCGCTCGGCCACGGCGGCGCGACCGAGGCCTTCCAGAGCAGCCTGGCGTTGCTGCCGGACAAGAGGCTGGGCGTGTTCGTGTCGGTGGACGGCCCCGGCAAGGCCGGGCGCGCGCTGCATCGCGACCTGATCGACGGCTTGCTCAAGCGCTACTACCCCGAGCGCGGCGCGCCGCCGGCGACGCGGCTGACCGCGCGCCTGCACGGCAAGCAGCTGGTCGGGCGTTACGAGAACAGCCGCCAGTCGGCGAGCAACTTCCTCGCCATCGCGCGCCTGCTCGGCAGCGCGGTGGTTTCGTTGAACGACGACGACACGGTTTCGGTCTCGACCCTGCGCGCGCGCGACGGGCGGATCAAGCGCTGGCGCGAGATCGAGCCTTACGTGTGGCAGGAAGTCGACGGCGACAGCCGCCTGGCGGCCAAGCGCGTGGACGGCAAGATCGTCGCCATCGGCACCGACGACGCGCCGCCGGCGATGTGGCTGCAGCCGGTGCCGGCGTGGCGTTCGGCCGGCTGGATGCTGCCGCTGTTCTACGCGACCGTGGCGGTGCACGTGCTGGCGCTGTTGCTATGGCCGGCGGCGGTGCTGGTGCGCCGGCACACGCAGCGTCAACTCAAGCTCGACGGACGCGGGCGCGACCTGCGTTTGCTGACCTTCTTCGGCCTGATCGCGAACCTGCTGCTGCTGGCGCTGTGGGCGTGGATGTTCGGACGCATCGAACTATCGCCGCGGCTGTTCGACGGCCAGCTCGACTCGGGCCTGCGCATGGCGCAGCTGCTGGGACTGTTGAGCGTGGCGGTGGCGGCGGTGTCGATCCTCAACGCGCGCCAGGCCCTGCGCCCGCCGGCGCACCGCGTGCGCCGCGCCTGCGCGCTGGCGATCGCGGCGGCCTGCGTGGCGGTGGTGTGGTTCGTGTTCGCGCTGCATACGATGCAGTGGTCGTTGGTGTATTGA
- a CDS encoding beta-ketoacyl-[acyl-carrier-protein] synthase family protein, protein MPPLAIRAYTATTALGRGLDAQARALRERRGGLRRNDFPTTAPQQAPLDCWIGRVDGLEDAPLPAHLAVWECRNNRLAWLSLQHDGVVEAAAALAARYGAERVAVIVGTSTASIGATEEAYAGLRGDPPRFPPSLSRAHLHTPHSPGAFVAAATGLRGPCVTVATACSSSAKVFAQAARLIGAGLADAALVGGVDTLCGSVLFGFNSLQLVSPDPCLPFDAHRTGLSLGEAGGFAVLERCGADEAGLQLRGYGESSDAHHMSTPHPQGLGARLAMADALARAGVEPAEIGYLNLHGTATPANDQVEALAVASLFPPQLHASSTKGWTGHTLGAAGIVESAFALLALESGELPGTLNSREPDPGNGPQIRFDNARAPIRYAMNNSFGFGGNNCSLVFARA, encoded by the coding sequence ATGCCGCCGCTGGCGATCCGCGCCTACACCGCGACCACCGCCCTGGGCCGCGGCCTGGACGCCCAGGCGCGGGCCTTGCGCGAGCGCCGCGGCGGGCTGCGCCGCAACGATTTCCCGACCACGGCGCCGCAGCAGGCGCCGCTGGACTGTTGGATCGGCCGCGTCGACGGCCTGGAAGACGCGCCGCTGCCGGCGCACCTGGCCGTCTGGGAATGCCGCAACAACCGCCTGGCCTGGCTGAGCCTGCAGCACGACGGCGTCGTCGAAGCCGCCGCCGCGCTCGCCGCGCGCTACGGCGCCGAACGCGTCGCGGTGATCGTCGGCACCTCCACCGCCAGCATCGGCGCGACCGAGGAAGCCTATGCCGGCTTGCGCGGCGATCCGCCGCGGTTTCCGCCGTCGCTGTCGCGCGCGCACCTGCACACGCCGCATTCGCCCGGCGCCTTCGTCGCCGCGGCCACCGGCCTGCGCGGGCCCTGCGTCACCGTCGCCACCGCGTGCTCGTCCAGCGCCAAGGTGTTCGCCCAGGCCGCGCGCCTGATCGGCGCCGGGCTCGCCGACGCGGCCCTGGTCGGCGGCGTCGACACGCTGTGCGGCAGCGTGCTGTTCGGCTTCAATTCGCTGCAGCTGGTGTCGCCCGACCCGTGCCTGCCGTTCGACGCCCACCGCACCGGCCTGTCGCTCGGCGAAGCCGGCGGCTTCGCGGTGCTGGAGCGTTGCGGCGCGGACGAGGCCGGATTGCAGCTGCGCGGCTACGGCGAATCCAGCGACGCCCACCACATGTCCACGCCGCACCCGCAGGGCCTGGGCGCGCGCCTGGCGATGGCCGACGCGCTCGCGCGCGCCGGCGTCGAGCCCGCCGAGATCGGTTATCTGAACCTGCACGGCACCGCCACGCCGGCCAACGACCAGGTCGAGGCGCTGGCGGTCGCGTCCTTGTTCCCGCCGCAGCTGCACGCGTCCTCGACCAAGGGCTGGACCGGCCACACGCTCGGCGCCGCCGGCATCGTCGAATCCGCTTTCGCCCTGCTCGCGCTGGAATCGGGCGAGCTGCCGGGCACCCTCAACAGCCGCGAGCCCGATCCGGGCAACGGCCCGCAGATCCGTTTCGACAATGCGCGCGCGCCGATCCGTTACGCCATGAACAATTCCTTCGGCTTCGGCGGCAACAACTGCTCGCTGGT
- a CDS encoding helix-turn-helix domain-containing protein, which yields MPAKRSKTVIVAAPAAAPNPGVALRALRRQRGWTLAEIGARTGLPISTLSKIENGKMSLSFDKLTRIAQGLEVDIGELFSNQPPAGNDAFSGRRSITRAGEGYAIRTENYDHLYPASELLNKRLVPIIAEVRARSLDEFGELIRHSGEEFAMVLEGAIELHTELYAPARLETGDSIYFDSAMGHAYIAAAPGRCRVLAVCSGGEAHLREAMARQDGARQDAARYEPPRPSRARREDG from the coding sequence ATGCCCGCCAAGCGCAGCAAGACCGTCATCGTCGCCGCGCCCGCCGCCGCTCCCAATCCCGGCGTCGCCCTGCGCGCCCTGCGCCGCCAGCGCGGTTGGACCCTGGCCGAGATCGGCGCGCGCACCGGGCTGCCGATCTCCACCTTGTCCAAGATCGAGAACGGCAAGATGTCGCTGAGCTTCGACAAGCTCACCCGCATCGCCCAGGGCCTGGAAGTCGACATCGGCGAGTTGTTCTCGAACCAGCCGCCGGCCGGCAACGACGCCTTCAGCGGACGCCGCAGCATCACCCGCGCCGGCGAGGGCTATGCGATCCGCACAGAGAACTACGATCACCTCTATCCGGCTTCGGAACTGCTCAACAAGCGCCTGGTGCCGATCATCGCCGAGGTCCGCGCGCGCAGTCTGGACGAGTTCGGCGAACTGATCCGGCACAGCGGCGAAGAGTTCGCGATGGTGCTGGAAGGCGCGATCGAACTGCACACCGAGCTGTACGCGCCGGCGCGACTCGAGACCGGCGACTCGATCTATTTCGACAGCGCCATGGGCCACGCCTACATCGCCGCCGCGCCGGGCCGCTGCCGGGTGCTGGCGGTATGTTCGGGCGGCGAGGCGCACCTGCGCGAAGCGATGGCGCGGCAGGACGGCGCGCGCCAGGACGCCGCCCGCTACGAGCCGCCGCGCCCGTCGCGCGCGCGGCGCGAGGACGGCTGA
- a CDS encoding DUF6624 domain-containing protein encodes MTSARSVPPPSPTRTASRPQRDEAGALLQRWLSALERGGDAWWWPPRARLGAGGLLEPARAWRGAADAARLREWLADPRLRAWRVFLAALERDCAALARRHAARVAPAALALDNGDLHAPVVVQALRHCLAPRRTRLHARLQALRDSHRRFLELFLRRLRRDGEAGALGAHGRSGAAVALWAHPEETHNGRQRVLRVEFERGGALAYKPRPADAEIAFLAARERAGVFAAINALPAAAGPVRLPTLDAFHGAPRARDRGRYLWQEWIEPPPGYRRIRGADRGEHERATVLAPRAAARLWRRAGNLAAACFGFGLVDLGPGNVLAGERDGETVLIPVDLEICLFPVRRLEDTGLVVGERDEGSYAPGLERAGPAQSEGPALVWLREDDRARLRAGEGAAPAGAPIEAGGWRLCANRRPWRRRASRTLVRDRAGAVGYAAYLPGFLRGMFDAWMLLHLNNERVADELRRALRGGCTRVLLRPTADYLAALDAGAFDQGAVEDAASARPFNAAERRQLARGDVPYFFRQLRADAPLLALSPPPQSRLQRVPLRGPQRPPMNPAPELLAGPEFAPLDLCVALRDAVAHALADPAARLPVCGERGDARLGVRLRWWGARDGEAAFDWPAQDRRLIYRWEGESMHLRIEALSATPASDGDPVEDDALDDPARIAERLLRIDRIDAALRAPWTASGFADAALDAQLRERVDAAMDWLQRVVARHGWPGRALVGADAAAAACRLLQHADGPRAFQDRCLRLVERAARDGDMSLRELAYLTDALRVQRGRKQRFGTKFRRRGAALEPCPIEQPAQVDARRRAMGLEPLADYARRVRSAFEAAPA; translated from the coding sequence ATGACGTCCGCCCGCTCCGTTCCGCCCCCTTCGCCGACCCGCACCGCCTCGCGCCCGCAGCGCGACGAGGCCGGCGCCTTGCTGCAACGCTGGCTGTCCGCGCTGGAGCGCGGCGGCGACGCGTGGTGGTGGCCGCCGCGCGCGCGCCTGGGCGCGGGCGGTTTGCTCGAACCCGCACGCGCGTGGCGCGGCGCCGCCGATGCCGCGCGCCTGCGCGAGTGGCTGGCCGATCCGCGCCTGCGCGCCTGGCGCGTATTCCTGGCCGCGCTGGAGCGCGATTGCGCCGCGCTCGCGCGCCGCCACGCGGCGCGGGTGGCGCCGGCCGCGCTGGCGCTGGACAACGGCGACCTGCACGCGCCGGTGGTGGTGCAGGCGCTGCGCCACTGCCTGGCGCCGCGGCGCACGCGCCTGCACGCGCGGCTGCAGGCGCTGCGCGACAGCCACCGGCGCTTTCTCGAACTGTTCCTGCGCCGGCTGCGCCGCGACGGCGAGGCCGGCGCGCTCGGCGCCCACGGCCGCAGCGGCGCGGCGGTCGCGCTGTGGGCGCATCCGGAGGAAACCCACAACGGCCGCCAGCGCGTGCTGCGGGTCGAATTCGAGCGCGGCGGCGCGCTGGCCTACAAGCCGCGCCCGGCCGACGCCGAGATCGCGTTCCTGGCCGCGCGCGAACGCGCCGGCGTGTTCGCCGCGATCAACGCCCTGCCGGCCGCGGCCGGCCCGGTGCGGTTGCCGACCCTGGACGCATTCCACGGCGCGCCGCGCGCGCGCGATCGCGGCCGCTATCTGTGGCAGGAATGGATCGAACCGCCGCCCGGTTACCGCCGCATCCGCGGCGCCGACCGCGGCGAGCACGAGCGCGCCACCGTACTGGCGCCGCGCGCGGCCGCGCGGCTGTGGCGCCGCGCCGGCAATCTGGCCGCGGCGTGCTTCGGTTTCGGCCTGGTCGATCTCGGCCCGGGCAACGTGCTGGCCGGCGAGCGCGACGGCGAGACCGTGCTGATCCCGGTGGACCTGGAAATCTGCCTGTTCCCGGTGCGGCGGCTGGAGGACACCGGCCTGGTCGTCGGCGAGCGCGACGAAGGCAGTTACGCGCCCGGGCTGGAACGCGCCGGCCCGGCGCAGAGCGAAGGGCCGGCGCTGGTGTGGCTGCGCGAAGACGATCGCGCGCGGCTGCGCGCGGGCGAAGGCGCAGCGCCGGCCGGCGCGCCGATCGAGGCCGGCGGCTGGCGGCTGTGCGCGAACCGGCGGCCGTGGCGTCGCCGCGCCTCGCGCACGCTGGTGCGCGACCGCGCCGGCGCGGTCGGCTACGCGGCCTACCTGCCGGGCTTCCTGCGCGGCATGTTCGATGCCTGGATGCTGCTGCACTTGAACAACGAGCGCGTCGCCGACGAACTGCGCCGCGCGCTGCGCGGGGGCTGCACGCGGGTATTGCTGCGGCCGACCGCGGATTACCTGGCCGCGCTCGACGCCGGCGCGTTCGACCAGGGCGCGGTCGAAGACGCCGCGTCGGCGCGACCGTTCAACGCCGCCGAACGCCGCCAGCTCGCGCGCGGCGACGTGCCGTATTTCTTCCGCCAGTTGCGCGCCGATGCGCCGCTGTTGGCGCTGTCGCCGCCGCCGCAGTCGCGGCTGCAACGCGTGCCGTTGCGCGGGCCGCAACGGCCGCCGATGAATCCGGCGCCGGAGTTGCTGGCCGGGCCCGAGTTCGCGCCGCTGGACCTGTGCGTGGCGCTGCGCGACGCGGTCGCGCACGCGCTGGCCGACCCGGCGGCGCGGCTGCCGGTGTGCGGCGAACGCGGCGACGCGCGCCTGGGCGTGCGCCTGCGCTGGTGGGGCGCGCGCGACGGCGAGGCCGCGTTCGATTGGCCGGCGCAGGACCGGCGTCTGATCTATCGCTGGGAAGGCGAATCGATGCACTTGCGGATCGAGGCGCTGTCCGCGACGCCGGCGAGCGACGGCGATCCGGTCGAGGACGATGCGCTCGACGACCCCGCGCGGATCGCCGAGCGCCTGCTGCGCATCGACCGCATCGACGCGGCGCTGCGCGCGCCGTGGACCGCCAGTGGCTTCGCCGACGCCGCGCTGGACGCGCAACTGCGCGAACGCGTGGACGCGGCGATGGACTGGCTGCAGCGCGTGGTCGCGCGCCACGGCTGGCCCGGCCGGGCCCTGGTCGGCGCGGACGCCGCCGCGGCCGCGTGCCGGCTGTTGCAGCATGCCGACGGGCCGCGCGCGTTCCAGGACCGCTGCCTGCGCCTGGTCGAACGCGCCGCCCGCGACGGCGACATGAGCCTGCGCGAGCTGGCCTACCTCACCGACGCGCTGCGCGTGCAGCGCGGCCGCAAGCAGCGCTTCGGCACCAAGTTCCGCCGCCGCGGCGCGGCGCTGGAGCCGTGTCCGATCGAGCAGCCGGCGCAGGTCGACGCGCGGCGCCGGGCGATGGGGCTGGAGCCGCTGGCCGATTACGCGCGGCGCGTGCGCAGCGCGTTCGAGGCGGCGCCGGCATGA
- a CDS encoding YdcF family protein, protein MTTRTAHRLSLFGDRDILQVAAVTATACALSAGLVYLGYFVHVLRVARNAPCRPERGECVLLFGKHAPGGRLDRDFEARLDRAVSLWRERPPRSVVLLGGGAADETSEAELARLGLLARGLASDAPLRLENQSRDTLQNLRNARELLGEGMRSRVTLLSSRYHLARCAWFARRLGYDFELCAAEPRLRLDARMLVRLAGEAAYVCLSDVGARWARLIGNRRMLARVS, encoded by the coding sequence TTGACCACCCGCACCGCCCACCGCCTGTCCCTGTTCGGCGACCGCGACATCCTGCAGGTCGCGGCGGTGACCGCGACCGCGTGCGCGCTCAGCGCCGGCCTGGTCTATCTGGGCTATTTCGTCCACGTGCTGCGGGTCGCGCGCAACGCGCCGTGCCGGCCCGAACGCGGCGAATGCGTGCTGCTGTTCGGCAAGCACGCGCCCGGCGGACGCCTCGACCGCGATTTCGAGGCGCGCCTGGATCGCGCGGTGTCGCTGTGGCGCGAGCGTCCGCCGCGCAGCGTGGTGCTGCTCGGCGGCGGCGCCGCGGACGAAACCAGCGAAGCCGAACTGGCCCGCCTGGGCTTGCTCGCGCGCGGCCTGGCCAGCGACGCGCCGCTGCGGCTGGAAAACCAATCGCGCGACACCCTGCAGAACCTGCGCAACGCGCGCGAACTGCTCGGCGAAGGCATGCGTTCGCGGGTGACCTTGCTCAGCAGCCGCTATCACCTGGCGCGCTGCGCCTGGTTCGCGCGCCGGCTCGGCTACGACTTCGAACTGTGCGCGGCCGAACCGCGCCTGCGCCTGGACGCGCGCATGCTGGTGCGGCTGGCCGGCGAGGCGGCGTATGTCTGCCTGAGCGATGTGGGCGCGCGCTGGGCGCGCCTGATCGGCAACCGGCGCATGCTCGCGCGGGTCAGTTGA
- a CDS encoding IS30 family transposase has product MGQQYSHLSAEERGAIMVLIAQGASGRQIAQTLGRAQSTIARELRRNGFRSHSGPPLRGRPRFDPGYDATRAGRRAQRLRRRARVRRKLRRDTVLWRRVRYWLERCWSPQQIADKLRDLYPDRPWLRVSHETIYTAIYAMPRGELRRQVTRLLRQGRKSGRRTRQGSDARGHLPDLPNIRLRPPAAHERLMPGHWEGDLIVGAHNRSAIGVLVCRRTLYVKLVKLADATAHTVLEAFSSAFEGVPESLKKTLTYDQGKEMASHRQLSERTGLAIYFADPHSPWQRGTCENTNGLLRQYFPKGTDLSVHSAQRLKEVAWEMNNRPRRSLGRRSPVEVLYEELKNPRAQGDALGH; this is encoded by the coding sequence ATGGGTCAGCAGTATTCGCATCTGAGCGCAGAAGAGCGCGGGGCCATCATGGTCTTGATCGCCCAAGGGGCGAGCGGACGGCAAATCGCGCAGACGTTGGGTCGTGCGCAAAGCACCATCGCTCGCGAGTTGCGCCGTAATGGGTTTCGGTCCCATTCGGGGCCGCCGCTGCGCGGACGCCCCCGTTTCGATCCTGGCTACGATGCGACTCGGGCGGGCCGGCGGGCCCAGCGACTGCGGCGACGGGCGCGGGTGCGCCGCAAGCTGCGACGCGACACCGTGCTGTGGCGACGCGTGCGCTATTGGCTGGAACGGTGCTGGTCGCCGCAACAGATTGCCGACAAACTGCGGGATCTGTACCCGGACCGGCCCTGGCTGCGCGTGTCGCACGAAACGATCTATACCGCGATTTATGCGATGCCGCGCGGCGAATTGCGCCGCCAGGTGACCCGTCTGCTGCGGCAAGGGCGCAAATCCGGCCGCCGCACGCGCCAGGGAAGCGACGCCCGCGGCCATCTGCCGGATCTACCCAACATCCGCCTGCGGCCGCCGGCCGCGCATGAGCGCCTGATGCCGGGGCATTGGGAGGGCGACCTGATCGTGGGCGCGCACAATCGCTCGGCGATTGGGGTATTGGTCTGCCGCCGCACCTTGTACGTCAAGCTGGTCAAGCTCGCCGACGCGACCGCGCACACGGTGCTGGAGGCCTTCAGCTCGGCGTTCGAAGGTGTGCCGGAAAGTTTGAAGAAGACCTTGACCTACGACCAGGGCAAGGAAATGGCATCGCATCGGCAGTTGAGCGAACGCACTGGTTTAGCGATCTACTTCGCCGACCCCCATAGCCCGTGGCAACGCGGAACCTGCGAAAACACCAACGGCTTGTTGCGGCAATACTTTCCCAAGGGCACCGATCTGTCGGTGCATTCTGCGCAGCGCCTCAAAGAGGTGGCGTGGGAAATGAACAACCGCCCCCGTCGTAGCCTGGGCAGGCGCTCGCCCGTCGAGGTGCTCTATGAGGAACTCAAAAACCCGCGGGCGCAGGGTGATGCACTTGGACATTGA